Proteins encoded together in one Aminipila butyrica window:
- a CDS encoding propanediol/glycerol family dehydratase medium subunit: MALDERMLKSIIEDVIREMNIDSAATSTAAPVVSAAANPESKLVLTEVGNAEKGTIPNEVVIGVAAAFGVQQTKTITGIPHDKVLKEIIAGIEEEGVKYRVIKVYRTSDVSFVAHDSAKLSGSGVGIGIQSKGTTVIHQKDLFPLANLELFSQAPLIDLDTFRKIGKNAAKYAKGESPAPVPVRNDQMARPKYQAIAALLHIKETENVDLDKKPQALKVEFR; encoded by the coding sequence ATGGCACTTGATGAAAGAATGTTGAAAAGCATTATTGAAGACGTTATAAGAGAGATGAATATAGATTCCGCAGCTACATCTACAGCTGCACCGGTAGTTTCAGCTGCTGCCAATCCAGAAAGCAAGCTGGTTCTTACCGAAGTAGGCAATGCTGAAAAGGGTACAATTCCTAACGAAGTGGTAATCGGCGTAGCCGCAGCCTTCGGTGTTCAGCAGACCAAGACGATTACCGGTATCCCGCACGATAAAGTGCTAAAGGAAATCATCGCAGGTATCGAAGAAGAAGGCGTAAAATACAGAGTGATTAAGGTGTATAGAACGTCTGATGTTTCCTTCGTAGCTCACGATTCCGCAAAATTAAGCGGATCTGGTGTCGGCATTGGTATTCAGTCCAAGGGAACGACTGTTATACATCAGAAAGACTTATTCCCTCTTGCTAATCTGGAGCTGTTTTCACAGGCACCTCTTATCGACCTGGATACATTCCGTAAGATCGGTAAGAACGCAGCAAAATATGCCAAGGGTGAATCCCCTGCTCCGGTTCCTGTAAGAAACGATCAGATGGCGAGACCAAAGTATCAGGCTATTGCAGCCCTTCTCCATATCAAAGAAACAGAAAACGTAGATTTGGATAAGAAGCCGCAGGCACTGAAAGTAGAATTTAGATAG
- the pduB gene encoding propanediol utilization microcompartment protein PduB — protein sequence MKDELMSKIVEEVMKKVDTTETASSSSYTAGCCGLTEFVGTAIGHTIGLVIANVDHQIHEKMDIDTKYRSIGIVGGRTGAGPQIFAADEAVKATNSDILKIELPRDTEGGAGHGSLIIFGAEDVSDVKRAVEVCLRELDRTFGDVYGNAAGHLEFQYTARASYALNKAFGAPIGKSFGITVGAPAAIGVVLADTAVKAATIDVVGYATPANGGTSYSNEVILQFSGDSGAVKQAIIAARDVGKQLLRTLDDGPLESTTTPYII from the coding sequence ATGAAAGATGAATTGATGAGCAAGATTGTTGAAGAAGTGATGAAGAAGGTAGACACCACCGAAACCGCATCTTCAAGCTCCTACACAGCAGGGTGCTGCGGACTGACCGAGTTTGTGGGCACAGCTATTGGACACACCATTGGCTTGGTAATTGCCAATGTAGACCATCAGATCCATGAAAAGATGGATATTGATACGAAGTACCGTTCAATTGGTATCGTAGGAGGTAGAACTGGAGCTGGTCCTCAGATTTTTGCCGCTGACGAAGCTGTTAAAGCTACCAACAGTGACATTCTGAAAATCGAATTACCGAGAGATACGGAAGGCGGAGCTGGTCACGGTTCGTTGATTATCTTCGGAGCCGAAGACGTGTCCGACGTAAAAAGAGCTGTTGAAGTTTGCCTGAGAGAGCTGGACAGAACGTTTGGCGACGTATATGGAAATGCAGCAGGACATCTGGAATTCCAATATACCGCTAGAGCAAGCTATGCATTGAACAAGGCGTTTGGCGCACCAATTGGCAAGTCCTTTGGTATCACCGTAGGTGCACCGGCAGCTATCGGTGTGGTTCTGGCAGATACAGCAGTAAAGGCTGCTACCATAGATGTAGTTGGATATGCTACACCGGCTAATGGCGGCACCAGCTATTCCAATGAGGTTATCCTACAGTTCTCCGGAGACTCAGGTGCTGTTAAGCAGGCTATCATCGCCGCAAGAGACGTTGGTAAGCAGCTGCTCAGAACACTGGATGACGGCCCTCTTGAATCTACGACAACACCATACATCATTTAA
- a CDS encoding diol dehydratase small subunit: MDQEMMMKQIVEEVMKAMGGTPAAAGVGSACQSSGVTSANYPLGEKMADKVFSPTGKKLSDMALEQILDGRLTAEDMRIAPETLEMQAQVAESVGRDAFAGNLRRASELIAVPDDRLLEIYNALRPYRSTRQELEDIANEMEHQYGCKVNAAFIRDAAAIYEKRGRLKRD; the protein is encoded by the coding sequence ATGGATCAGGAAATGATGATGAAACAGATAGTGGAAGAGGTTATGAAGGCAATGGGCGGGACTCCGGCAGCTGCTGGCGTTGGAAGCGCATGCCAATCCTCTGGAGTGACTTCAGCCAATTATCCTCTTGGTGAAAAGATGGCTGACAAGGTTTTCTCACCGACAGGTAAGAAGCTCAGCGATATGGCTCTGGAACAAATTTTAGATGGCCGGTTGACAGCAGAGGATATGAGAATTGCCCCTGAAACACTGGAAATGCAGGCACAGGTAGCGGAATCTGTAGGCAGAGATGCTTTTGCAGGAAATCTGCGGAGAGCCTCAGAGCTGATTGCTGTTCCAGATGATCGGTTACTGGAAATCTACAATGCGCTTCGGCCTTACCGTTCCACAAGACAGGAACTGGAAGACATTGCAAACGAAATGGAGCACCAGTATGGCTGTAAAGTAAATGCAGCATTTATCCGGGATGCAGCAGCGATATATGAAAAGAGAGGCAGATTGAAGAGAGACTAA
- a CDS encoding propanediol/glycerol family dehydratase large subunit, producing MKRSKRFEVLAKRPVNQDGFVTEWPEVGLIAMNSPFDPKPSIKVENGVIVELDGKTRAEFDMLDSFIADYGIKPENAEKVMAMDSLKIARMMCDINVPRKDILDLTLSMTPAKIVEVVGHMNVLEMMMSVTKMRARLMPSNQCHVTNVKDSFVQIAADAAEASLRGFDEEETTVGVARLAPFNAMGIFIGSQVGRPGVLTQCAVEEATELIMGMRGFTAYAETVSVYGTEPVFMDGDDTPYSKAFLASSYASRGLKMRFTSGTGSEVQMGYAEGKSMLYLEARCLYVTKGAGVQGSQNGSVSCVGVPAGVPGGIRAILAENLIAMALDLESVTSNDQTFTHSDLRRCARTLMQLVPGTDFICSGYGAVPNYDNMFAGSNWDAEDYDDWNIIQRDLKVDGGLQPVSEEEVVAARNKAARVMQGMFRELGLPEVTDEEVECATYAHGSQDMPDRDQAADIRAIEEMMAKKVTGVDFVKALNRAGFPDVADSVFKMLKQRVAGDYLHTASIVNENFHVMSAVNYPNDYRGPQTGYQISEERWDQIKNIPNAISPEDVK from the coding sequence ATGAAAAGATCAAAACGATTTGAAGTATTAGCCAAAAGACCTGTAAATCAGGACGGGTTCGTAACAGAATGGCCTGAAGTAGGTTTGATCGCCATGAACAGCCCTTTCGATCCAAAGCCGAGCATTAAGGTTGAAAACGGCGTAATTGTAGAATTAGACGGAAAGACCAGAGCCGAGTTTGACATGCTGGACAGCTTTATCGCTGACTACGGTATTAAGCCGGAGAACGCTGAAAAGGTTATGGCTATGGATTCCTTGAAGATTGCCAGAATGATGTGCGATATTAACGTACCTAGAAAAGATATATTAGATTTAACTTTATCCATGACACCGGCAAAGATTGTCGAAGTAGTAGGCCACATGAATGTGTTAGAAATGATGATGTCTGTTACTAAGATGAGAGCTCGTCTGATGCCGAGCAACCAGTGTCACGTTACAAACGTAAAAGACTCTTTTGTACAGATTGCAGCAGATGCTGCTGAAGCTTCCCTGAGAGGTTTTGACGAAGAAGAGACCACTGTTGGTGTAGCTCGATTAGCTCCATTCAACGCCATGGGTATTTTCATCGGTTCCCAAGTAGGTCGTCCAGGTGTTTTGACACAGTGCGCTGTAGAAGAAGCTACTGAGCTGATCATGGGCATGAGAGGCTTCACGGCCTATGCAGAAACGGTTTCTGTATACGGTACCGAGCCAGTATTCATGGATGGTGACGATACACCTTACTCCAAAGCATTTTTGGCTTCCAGCTATGCTTCCAGAGGTTTAAAGATGCGTTTCACATCTGGTACAGGTTCCGAAGTACAGATGGGTTATGCAGAAGGCAAGTCCATGCTTTACTTAGAAGCACGTTGCCTGTATGTAACCAAGGGTGCAGGTGTTCAGGGTTCACAGAACGGTTCTGTTAGCTGCGTTGGCGTACCTGCTGGCGTACCGGGCGGTATCCGGGCAATCCTGGCAGAAAACCTGATTGCCATGGCTCTGGATTTGGAGAGTGTAACTTCCAACGACCAGACCTTTACTCACTCCGATTTAAGAAGATGTGCTCGTACATTGATGCAGCTGGTTCCAGGAACAGACTTCATCTGCTCTGGATATGGCGCAGTTCCAAATTACGACAACATGTTCGCCGGCTCCAACTGGGATGCAGAGGACTATGACGACTGGAACATCATCCAGAGAGACTTAAAGGTGGATGGCGGACTTCAGCCGGTAAGCGAAGAAGAAGTCGTAGCTGCAAGAAACAAGGCAGCCAGAGTTATGCAGGGTATGTTCCGAGAACTGGGACTTCCTGAGGTAACCGACGAAGAAGTTGAATGCGCTACATATGCTCACGGCAGCCAGGATATGCCGGACCGTGATCAGGCAGCTGACATTCGGGCTATCGAAGAGATGATGGCGAAGAAGGTTACTGGTGTAGATTTTGTTAAGGCATTAAACAGAGCGGGCTTCCCGGATGTTGCAGACAGCGTATTTAAGATGCTGAAGCAGCGTGTAGCCGGTGACTACCTGCACACAGCTTCTATCGTAAACGAGAATTTCCACGTTATGAGTGCTGTCAACTATCCTAATGATTATCGCGGACCACAGACCGGATATCAGATTAGCGAAGAGAGATGGGACCAGATTAAGAATATTCCGAATGCGATCAGCCCAGAAGATGTGAAATAG